In a single window of the Delftia tsuruhatensis genome:
- a CDS encoding LysR family transcriptional regulator has product MRDQALFDKIDLHLIRVLHTVLTERSVSRAALRLGMHQPAVSAALKRLRDLAGDSLLVRSGAHMQPTEAGLRMVQPAADILRAAEGLFSDARQFDPRTSTRTFRIAASDYLDPLFLPRLVAHLKAEAPDCPVDILALNGDAHYEVQLAQGDVDVVIGNWPEPPQGLHMASLFEDEVVCLVSPQHPAVRRGWDAAQWLEAEHIAPTPTYPGARGVIDDQLSRMGLQRQVAARCAHFSLIPDIVANSLLVLTTGRLFCERFSQRLPLVILPCPVEFAPLVYYQLWHARTHMGASTRWLREAVRHVALTLRGR; this is encoded by the coding sequence ATGCGCGACCAGGCCCTGTTCGACAAGATTGATCTGCATCTGATCCGGGTGCTGCACACGGTGCTGACCGAGCGCAGCGTCTCGCGCGCGGCCCTGCGCCTGGGCATGCACCAGCCTGCGGTGTCCGCCGCGCTCAAGCGCCTGCGCGACCTCGCCGGCGATTCGCTGCTGGTGCGCTCGGGCGCGCACATGCAGCCCACCGAGGCGGGGCTGCGCATGGTGCAGCCGGCGGCCGACATCCTGCGCGCGGCCGAGGGCCTGTTCAGCGATGCGCGGCAGTTCGACCCGCGCACCTCCACGCGCACCTTCCGCATCGCCGCCAGCGACTACCTCGATCCGCTGTTCCTGCCGCGCCTGGTGGCCCACCTCAAGGCCGAGGCTCCCGACTGTCCCGTGGACATCCTGGCGCTCAACGGCGATGCGCACTACGAGGTGCAACTGGCCCAGGGCGATGTGGACGTGGTGATCGGCAACTGGCCCGAGCCGCCGCAGGGCCTGCACATGGCAAGCCTGTTCGAGGACGAGGTTGTCTGCCTGGTCAGCCCCCAGCATCCGGCCGTGCGCCGGGGCTGGGACGCGGCCCAGTGGCTGGAGGCCGAGCACATCGCGCCCACGCCCACCTATCCGGGCGCGCGCGGGGTGATCGACGACCAGTTGTCGCGCATGGGCCTGCAGCGCCAGGTGGCGGCGCGCTGCGCGCACTTCAGCCTCATTCCCGACATCGTGGCCAACAGCCTGCTGGTACTGACCACGGGGCGGCTGTTCTGCGAGCGCTTCAGCCAGCGCCTGCCGCTGGTGATCCTTCCCTGTCCCGTGGAGTTTGCGCCGCTGGTGTACTACCAGCTGTGGCATGCCCGCACCCACATGGGGGCATCCACGCGCTGGCTGCGCGAGGCCGTGCGCCACGTGGCGCTGACGCTGCGGGGCCGCTGA
- a CDS encoding diguanylate cyclase domain-containing protein, with protein sequence MSMDAHRNPFLQTLLASGDAPQDAPAASRAATGWGAVRCTVLALVAAAMLLVGAGGAWWVSHSLRQQVLERAMVRQTDEVDAMARMLAARLEQQQRLLGVLAQGMAGPGSDPGRLLGEALRGDASVRLFDSLQLADARGQLQLNLRGGRSEPLADLDEGVRDVMRRSLAEGKPLVSTMSRKGGDPGLVELLYAVPLRDGSGAVSGVLSAGVRMSPQALLPPGIDASRSGSRMLLIQRDGSILADTDQFRQSGRAGAGHVPDWLRDLPAAGLQAAPDTERRGGYLVTSAGMPLPQWLVVRLTPEDTIAPGLPPQALWWGLAALAGATALLVLVLVLVTEPMAALYRGARHWLAGQGRPLAHPPGPLPAEDGGWRMPWTHAWGEASTLWQLLHHLGRLGLEQAGEVKRLQMQLQTLMDYAPVGLVVTRAAQLELIGQQAARMLGYPQRELQGRAIRQLCASDEAYAQLLERVRKDLDMYGQFDSEQCFVRKDGRPIWVRMHGQSLQRLQRGLEPRALEPADPTLVWVVEDVTMQRLVREQPGWKALHDPLTLLPNREAFAVRLHEWLQECMAQRSPALAEGASGAQADDGPDGTQAMAHHGVILFLDLDHFAHVNQQGGHAAGDEVLCHMARLIESVVRPLGWVARLGGDEFAVLLAGISAEQGMLLAQSLCMAVQDWEGAHEGQRYLMGASVGMVVLDARQHTVSSALRSADMACYAAKRKGRNRVEVLQAA encoded by the coding sequence ATGTCCATGGACGCCCATCGAAACCCTTTCCTGCAGACGCTGCTGGCATCCGGAGATGCTCCGCAGGACGCACCCGCTGCGTCGCGCGCCGCCACGGGCTGGGGGGCCGTGCGCTGCACCGTGCTGGCGCTGGTCGCCGCCGCCATGCTGCTGGTGGGCGCCGGCGGTGCGTGGTGGGTGTCGCACAGCCTGCGCCAGCAGGTGCTGGAGCGCGCCATGGTGCGCCAGACCGACGAGGTCGATGCCATGGCGCGCATGCTGGCGGCCCGGCTGGAGCAGCAGCAACGCCTGCTGGGCGTGCTGGCCCAGGGCATGGCCGGCCCCGGCAGCGATCCCGGCCGGCTGCTGGGCGAGGCGCTGCGCGGTGATGCCTCGGTGCGCCTGTTCGACAGCCTCCAGCTGGCCGATGCGCGCGGCCAGTTGCAGCTGAACCTGCGCGGAGGCCGTTCCGAGCCCCTGGCCGACCTGGACGAAGGCGTGCGCGACGTGATGCGGCGCAGCCTGGCCGAAGGCAAGCCGCTGGTCTCCACCATGTCCCGCAAGGGAGGCGATCCCGGCCTGGTGGAGCTGCTGTACGCCGTGCCGCTGCGCGATGGCAGCGGCGCGGTCAGCGGCGTGCTCTCGGCCGGGGTGCGCATGTCGCCCCAGGCACTGCTGCCGCCGGGCATCGATGCCTCGCGCTCGGGCAGCCGCATGCTGCTCATCCAGCGCGATGGAAGCATCCTGGCCGACACCGACCAGTTCCGGCAGTCCGGGCGCGCCGGGGCAGGGCACGTTCCCGACTGGCTGCGCGATCTGCCGGCGGCCGGCCTGCAGGCGGCGCCGGACACCGAGCGGCGGGGGGGCTATCTGGTCACCTCGGCGGGCATGCCCTTGCCGCAGTGGCTCGTGGTCCGGCTCACGCCCGAGGACACCATCGCCCCCGGGCTGCCGCCTCAGGCGCTCTGGTGGGGGCTGGCCGCCCTGGCGGGGGCCACGGCCTTGCTGGTGCTGGTGCTGGTGCTGGTCACGGAGCCCATGGCCGCGCTGTACCGTGGTGCCCGCCATTGGCTGGCGGGCCAGGGCCGGCCGCTGGCGCACCCGCCCGGCCCGCTGCCGGCCGAGGACGGGGGCTGGCGCATGCCCTGGACCCATGCCTGGGGCGAGGCGTCCACGCTGTGGCAGCTGCTGCACCATCTGGGCCGGCTGGGGCTGGAGCAGGCGGGTGAGGTGAAGCGCCTGCAGATGCAACTGCAGACGCTGATGGACTACGCGCCCGTGGGCCTGGTGGTCACGCGCGCGGCGCAGCTGGAGCTGATCGGGCAGCAGGCCGCGCGCATGCTCGGCTACCCGCAGCGCGAGCTGCAGGGGCGCGCGATACGCCAGCTGTGCGCATCGGACGAGGCCTATGCCCAGCTGCTGGAGCGCGTGCGCAAGGACCTGGACATGTACGGCCAGTTCGACAGCGAACAGTGTTTCGTGCGCAAGGACGGGCGCCCCATCTGGGTGCGCATGCATGGCCAGAGCCTGCAGCGGCTGCAGCGCGGCCTGGAGCCCCGGGCCCTGGAGCCGGCCGATCCGACCCTGGTGTGGGTGGTGGAGGATGTGACCATGCAGCGCCTGGTGCGAGAGCAGCCGGGCTGGAAGGCCCTGCATGACCCGCTGACCCTGCTGCCCAACCGCGAGGCCTTCGCCGTGCGCCTGCACGAATGGCTGCAGGAGTGCATGGCGCAGCGCAGCCCGGCCCTGGCCGAAGGCGCATCGGGCGCGCAGGCGGACGACGGCCCGGACGGCACGCAGGCCATGGCGCACCATGGCGTGATCCTGTTCCTGGACCTGGACCACTTCGCCCATGTCAACCAGCAGGGCGGCCATGCGGCCGGCGACGAGGTGCTGTGCCACATGGCCCGGCTGATCGAGAGCGTGGTCCGGCCGCTGGGCTGGGTGGCGCGCCTGGGTGGCGACGAATTCGCCGTCCTGCTGGCGGGCATCTCCGCCGAGCAGGGCATGCTGCTGGCGCAAAGCCTGTGCATGGCCGTGCAGGACTGGGAGGGCGCGCACGAGGGGCAGCGCTACCTGATGGGCGCCAGCGTGGGCATGGTGGTGCTGGATGCCCGCCAGCACACGGTCAGCAGCGCGCTGCGCTCGGCCGACATGGCCTGCTATGCGGCCAAGCGCAAGGGACGCAACCGCGTCGAGGTCCTGCAGGCAGCCTGA
- a CDS encoding ABC transporter ATP-binding protein, translating into MNPPEPDTSSAAAPPRLQLTGITKRYPAVVANNGISLTVGAGEVHAILGENGAGKSTLMKIIYGAVKPDEGRIEVDGKPVHIRNPQEARQLGIAMVFQHFSLFDTLSVAENVWLGLDKSLPLTEVVQRITSTARDYGLEVDPHRPVHTLSVGEMQRVEIIRALLTHPRVLILDEPTSVLTPQAVEKLFVVLRRLASEGCSILYISHKLHEIRSLCTACTVLRGGQVTGVCNPAVESNASLSRLMIGSEPPELMHREARVGASVLRVQGLALPRSEPFGVDLQGIDLDVRAGEVVGIAGVSGNGQKELLYALSGEDTRAAPQMVQVAGQAAGRMGPGRRRALGLHFVPEERLGRGAVPSMGLAHNLLLTRKTALGTGGWIRMGQLQEQARSIIARFNVKAGGPNAAAQSLSGGNLQKFIVGREIDARPALLIISQPTWGVDVGAAAQIRGAILQLRDEGCAVLVLSEELDELFEICDRLHVVAKGRLSPSVARADATVQQIGEWMSGLWDGAAAPNAARGGAHVQA; encoded by the coding sequence ATGAATCCCCCCGAACCCGACACTTCGTCCGCTGCGGCGCCGCCCCGGCTGCAGCTGACAGGCATCACCAAGCGCTATCCGGCGGTGGTGGCCAACAACGGCATTTCGCTGACGGTGGGCGCCGGCGAGGTGCACGCCATCCTGGGCGAGAACGGTGCCGGCAAGTCCACGCTGATGAAGATCATCTACGGCGCCGTCAAGCCTGACGAAGGCCGCATCGAGGTCGACGGCAAGCCGGTCCACATCCGCAATCCCCAGGAGGCGCGCCAGCTGGGCATCGCCATGGTGTTCCAGCATTTCTCGCTGTTCGACACGCTGTCCGTGGCCGAGAACGTCTGGCTGGGCCTGGACAAGAGCCTGCCGCTGACCGAGGTGGTGCAGCGCATCACCTCCACGGCGCGCGACTACGGCCTGGAGGTCGACCCCCACCGCCCCGTGCACACGCTGAGCGTGGGCGAGATGCAGCGCGTGGAGATCATCCGCGCCCTGCTCACGCACCCGCGCGTGCTCATCCTGGACGAGCCGACCTCGGTGCTCACGCCGCAGGCCGTGGAAAAGCTCTTCGTCGTGCTGCGCCGCCTGGCCTCCGAGGGCTGCTCCATCCTCTACATCAGCCACAAGCTGCACGAGATCCGCTCGCTGTGCACGGCCTGCACGGTGCTGCGCGGCGGCCAGGTGACGGGCGTGTGCAACCCCGCCGTGGAAAGCAATGCCTCGCTGTCGCGGCTGATGATCGGCTCGGAGCCGCCCGAACTCATGCACCGCGAGGCCCGGGTGGGCGCCAGCGTGCTGCGCGTGCAGGGCCTGGCGCTGCCGCGCTCGGAGCCTTTCGGCGTGGATCTGCAAGGCATCGACCTGGATGTGCGCGCGGGCGAGGTCGTGGGGATCGCGGGCGTCTCCGGCAATGGCCAGAAGGAGCTGCTGTACGCCCTGTCCGGCGAGGACACGCGCGCCGCGCCGCAGATGGTCCAGGTGGCCGGGCAGGCGGCCGGCCGCATGGGGCCGGGCCGACGCCGCGCGCTGGGCCTGCATTTCGTGCCCGAGGAGCGGCTGGGCCGTGGCGCCGTGCCCAGCATGGGCCTGGCGCACAACCTGCTGCTCACGCGCAAGACCGCGCTGGGCACCGGTGGCTGGATCCGCATGGGCCAGTTGCAGGAGCAGGCGCGCTCCATCATCGCGCGCTTCAACGTCAAGGCCGGCGGCCCGAATGCCGCCGCGCAGTCGCTGTCGGGCGGCAACCTGCAGAAATTCATCGTGGGCCGCGAAATCGACGCCAGGCCCGCGCTGCTCATCATCTCCCAGCCCACCTGGGGGGTGGACGTGGGGGCGGCTGCGCAGATCCGTGGCGCCATCCTGCAATTGCGTGACGAAGGCTGCGCCGTGCTGGTGCTCAGCGAGGAGTTGGACGAATTGTTCGAAATATGTGACCGCCTGCATGTGGTGGCCAAGGGCCGGCTGTCGCCCTCGGTGGCGCGGGCCGATGCCACCGTGCAGCAGATCGGCGAGTGGATGAGCGGCCTGTGGGACGGTGCTGCCGCCCCGAATGCGGCCAGGGGAGGCGCGCATGTTCAAGCTTGA
- a CDS encoding Crp/Fnr family transcriptional regulator, producing the protein MFALSSLQAFAFAPGSAQVLAAGTWLRLRRQSPDTVMYLERGRVLLGIGQGGQMRHQLGVVEGPAWLDAAFVLQRRSSSLDMLADSDVRVQQLPQSDFLQAVSQLPSPAQQLLQDMAQAYCAQTELAVSRLSKDAEARCAQWLLRHAMPHEAGGLRVTLHLRKRLIAAQLGIAPETFSRVLRQLREHGLIAGRGNVIDLPKPAALEVLAVG; encoded by the coding sequence ATGTTCGCCCTGTCTTCCTTGCAAGCTTTCGCCTTCGCGCCGGGTTCCGCCCAGGTGTTGGCCGCGGGTACCTGGCTCAGGCTGCGTCGGCAGTCGCCGGATACGGTGATGTATCTGGAGCGCGGGCGCGTGCTCCTGGGCATAGGCCAGGGGGGGCAGATGCGCCACCAGCTGGGGGTGGTCGAAGGGCCGGCCTGGCTGGACGCGGCCTTCGTGCTGCAGAGGCGCTCCAGCAGCCTGGACATGCTGGCCGACAGCGACGTCCGGGTGCAGCAGCTGCCGCAGTCCGACTTCCTGCAGGCCGTCTCGCAACTGCCATCGCCGGCCCAGCAACTGCTGCAGGACATGGCGCAGGCCTATTGCGCGCAGACGGAGCTGGCCGTCAGCCGCCTGTCCAAGGATGCCGAGGCCCGCTGCGCCCAGTGGCTGCTGCGCCACGCCATGCCGCACGAAGCCGGTGGGCTGCGCGTGACGCTGCACCTGCGCAAGCGCCTGATCGCGGCCCAGCTCGGCATCGCGCCCGAGACCTTCTCGCGCGTGCTGCGCCAGCTGCGCGAGCACGGACTCATCGCCGGCCGGGGCAATGTCATCGATCTGCCCAAGCCGGCGGCGCTCGAAGTCCTCGCGGTAGGCTGA